A region from the Silene latifolia isolate original U9 population chromosome 7, ASM4854445v1, whole genome shotgun sequence genome encodes:
- the LOC141591826 gene encoding syntaxin-43-like isoform X1, translating into MATRNRTAVFKRHRDALKAVKTPVTTIMDRGDGGPVIEMASLLNSHRSSSSYTPLSTDDPSTSSRGAVTAGLPPAWVDIAEEITSNIHRARIKMAELIKAHSKALMVSFGDGREDQHQIEFLTQEITDILRRSEKRLKQLSARGPAEDSSVRMNVQRSLATDLQNLSVELRKKQSTYLKRLRQQQEGSDGVDLEMNLNGSVSKYEDEFTDVGFSDHQISEIKKSEHLTAEREREIKQVVESVNELAQIMKDLSALVIDQGTIVDRIDYNIQNVASSVEEGFKQLQKAERTQRKGGMVKCATVLIIMCFVMLILLILKETIF; encoded by the exons ATGGCGACAAGAAATCGAACAGCAGTGTTTAAAAGACACAGAGACGCACTCAAAGCCGTCAAAACGCCGGTTACAACGATAATGGATCGTGGCGATGGTGGTCCGGTTATCGAAATGGCTTCGCTGCTTAATTCGCATCGATCTTCTTCTTCTTATACTCCTCTTAGCACTGATGATCCTTCCACTTCAAG CAGAGGGGCAGTAACAGCTGGTCTACCACCAGCATGGGTGGACATTGCAGAAGAAATAACTTCAAATATACATCGTGCTCGAATCAAAATGGCAGAGTTAATAAAGGCTCATTCAAAGGCTTTAATGGTATCCTTCGGAGACGGTAGAGAAGATCAACATCAGATTGAATTTCTTACACAAGAGATTACCGATATACTAAGAAGATCGGAGAAAAGGTTAAAGCAGCTCTCTGCACGTGGTCCTGCTGAGGACTCTAGTGTCCGTATGAATGTACAG CGCTCCCTTGCTACAGACCTTCAAAATCTCTCGGTTGAACTTCGTAAGAAACAATCAACATACTTGAAACGGCTTAGGCAACAACAGGAG GGTTCTGATGGCGTGGACTTGGAAATGAACCTAAATGGAAGCGTCTCAAAATATGAGGATGAATTCACTGATGTG GGTTTTAGCGATCACCAAATTTCTGAGATTAAGAAAAGCGAACATTTGACAGCAGAAAGGGAAAGAGAGATCAAGCAG GTCGTGGAGTCGGTGAATGAGTTAGCTCAGATAATGAAGGATCTTTCTGCTCTAGTGATTGACCAA GGTACTATTGTTGATCGTATAGACTACAACATTCAAAATGTTGCATCATCAGTTGAGGAAGGCTTTAAACAGCTTCAGAAA GCGGAACGAACACAAAGAAAAGGCGGTATGGTCAAGTGTGCTACAGTTCTCATCATAATGTGCTTTGTCATGTTGATACTTCTCATCCTCAAGGAGACCATCTTCTAA
- the LOC141591826 gene encoding syntaxin-43-like isoform X2 translates to MATRNRTAVFKRHRDALKAVKTPVTTIMDRGDGGPVIEMASLLNSHRSSSSYTPLSTDDPSTSRGAVTAGLPPAWVDIAEEITSNIHRARIKMAELIKAHSKALMVSFGDGREDQHQIEFLTQEITDILRRSEKRLKQLSARGPAEDSSVRMNVQRSLATDLQNLSVELRKKQSTYLKRLRQQQEGSDGVDLEMNLNGSVSKYEDEFTDVGFSDHQISEIKKSEHLTAEREREIKQVVESVNELAQIMKDLSALVIDQGTIVDRIDYNIQNVASSVEEGFKQLQKAERTQRKGGMVKCATVLIIMCFVMLILLILKETIF, encoded by the exons ATGGCGACAAGAAATCGAACAGCAGTGTTTAAAAGACACAGAGACGCACTCAAAGCCGTCAAAACGCCGGTTACAACGATAATGGATCGTGGCGATGGTGGTCCGGTTATCGAAATGGCTTCGCTGCTTAATTCGCATCGATCTTCTTCTTCTTATACTCCTCTTAGCACTGATGATCCTTCCACTTCAAG AGGGGCAGTAACAGCTGGTCTACCACCAGCATGGGTGGACATTGCAGAAGAAATAACTTCAAATATACATCGTGCTCGAATCAAAATGGCAGAGTTAATAAAGGCTCATTCAAAGGCTTTAATGGTATCCTTCGGAGACGGTAGAGAAGATCAACATCAGATTGAATTTCTTACACAAGAGATTACCGATATACTAAGAAGATCGGAGAAAAGGTTAAAGCAGCTCTCTGCACGTGGTCCTGCTGAGGACTCTAGTGTCCGTATGAATGTACAG CGCTCCCTTGCTACAGACCTTCAAAATCTCTCGGTTGAACTTCGTAAGAAACAATCAACATACTTGAAACGGCTTAGGCAACAACAGGAG GGTTCTGATGGCGTGGACTTGGAAATGAACCTAAATGGAAGCGTCTCAAAATATGAGGATGAATTCACTGATGTG GGTTTTAGCGATCACCAAATTTCTGAGATTAAGAAAAGCGAACATTTGACAGCAGAAAGGGAAAGAGAGATCAAGCAG GTCGTGGAGTCGGTGAATGAGTTAGCTCAGATAATGAAGGATCTTTCTGCTCTAGTGATTGACCAA GGTACTATTGTTGATCGTATAGACTACAACATTCAAAATGTTGCATCATCAGTTGAGGAAGGCTTTAAACAGCTTCAGAAA GCGGAACGAACACAAAGAAAAGGCGGTATGGTCAAGTGTGCTACAGTTCTCATCATAATGTGCTTTGTCATGTTGATACTTCTCATCCTCAAGGAGACCATCTTCTAA